One genomic window of Falco peregrinus isolate bFalPer1 chromosome 18, bFalPer1.pri, whole genome shotgun sequence includes the following:
- the LOC101919640 gene encoding keratin, type I cytoskeletal 13: MSCGSKQTSKSCLRGSSGGSGGSGGGGGGSKYSSASSSRITSRTSGGGRISGSSCGGGSSRSSWGGGGSYGKIRRSSYGGGMSSGSCGGGMSGGYYRGGMSGGGYGGGLGCGSMGVGFGSGGGGFGGGYGGSFGGGGAGFSGGSFGSGGFHGGNVGILSNDEKLTMQSLNERLASYLDVVRNLEMENAQLEQLIREWYQKQGPTGTKDYSHYYGKIEDLQNQLVTAAVETNKVLLDLDNTRMTAEDFRIKYETEYGLRQNVEADINSLRPLLDNLTLNRSDLEMQFESLKEEMIDLKKNHEEEMKSLQTQSSGDVNVEVNAAPGEDLLKKLNDMRQEYEHIIQKNREEVERWYESKIEEVSQQVQSSGQEVESSNQQISALRRDYQSLEIELQSQISMLQSLQSNVEDTERRYNMQLQQIQGMIGPLEEELASIRCEMESQNQEYKMLLGIKTRLEQEIAQYRALLEEGQHDISFSQGGGSGGSSGGGGHGGTSWCSGRGSSGGGSSWSSGGGSSGGKTGGSYGRTSSSGGGGGESGGKIGGGACGKTSGGGGGSGGGGGGGKSCLSRSSSSQSGKSCESPGGAENMKLCLEGNKTLERGATMEEVSEAIKTMRLGKSPGPDSISDKCLKMLKMNRKLYFFRKVLTHL, from the exons ATGAGCTGTGGCTCCAAGCAGACCTCGAAAAGCTGCCTGCGAGGGAgcagtggtggcagtggtggcagtggtggtggtggaggaggcagTAAGTATTCCTCTGCCTCCTCGAGCAGAATCACTTCTAGGACAAGCGGTGGTGGCAGGATTTCTGGCAGCAGTTGTGGTGGAGGAAGttccaggagcagctggggaggcgGTGGCAGTTATGGGAAGATCAGGCGCAGTAGTTATGGAGGAGGAATGAGCAGCGGTAGCTGTGGAGGAGGAATGAGTGGTGGTTATTATAGAGGGGGAATGAGCGGTGGTGGCTATGGAGGGGGACTGGGCTGTGGCAGCATGGGAGTAGGCTTTGGATCTGGTGGGGGTGGGTTTGGTGGAGGTTATGGAGGAAGCTTTGGTGGAGGAGGTGCTGGTTTCAGCGGTGGCAGCTTTGGCAGTGGTGGCTTTCATGGAGGGAATGTGGGAATTCTCTCCAACGATGAAAAGCTGACCATGCAGAGCCTTAATGAACGACTGGCTTCTTACCTGGATGTGGTCAGAaatttggaaatggaaaatgctcAGCTTGAACAGTTAATCAGGGAGTGGTACCAGAAGCAAGGTCCCACTGGTACAAAGGACTACAGCCACTACTATGGAAAAATTGAAGACCTTCAAAATCAG CTGGTGACTGCAGCTGTGGAAACCAACAAGGTACTTTTGGACCTGGATAACACAAGGATGACTGCAGAAGACTTCAGGATAAA GTACGAGACAGAGTACGGTCTCCGGCAGAACGTGGAGGCCGACATTAATAGCTTGCGACCCTTATTGGATAACCTGACTCTGAACAGGTCTGACCTGGAAATGCAATTTGAGTCTCTAAAGGAGGAGATGATTGACCTCAAGAAGAACCATGAGGAG GAAATGAAATCACTGCAAACACAGTCCAGTGGTGATGTGAATGTGGAGGTGAATGCTGCTCCTGGAGAGGATCTGCTGAAAAAACTGAATGATATGAGACAAGAATATGAACATATTATTCAGAAAAACCGTGAAGAGGTTGAAAGGTGGTATGAAAGCAAG attgAGGAAGTGAGTCAACAAGTCCAGTCAAGTGGCCAGGAAGTGGAATCAAGCAACCAACAGATCTCTGCACTGAGACGTGACTATCAGAGCCTGGAGATTGAACTGCAGTCACAAATCAGCATG CTACAGTCTTTGCAATCCAACGTGGAAGACACAGAACGTCGTTACaacatgcagctgcagcagatccAGGGTATGATCGGCCCCTTGGAGGAGGAGCTGGCCAGCATCCGCTGCGAGATGGAGAGTCAGAACCAGGAGTACAAGATGCTCCTGGGCATCAAGACCCGCCTGGAACAGGAGATTGCTCAGTACCGGGCACTGCTTGAGGAAGGGCAGCATGATATTAG CTTCTCACAGGGAGGAGGTAGCGGTGGATCTTCGGGAGGAGGAGGTCATGGAGGAACTAGCTGGTGTTCTGGAAGAGGAAGTAGTGGAGGAGGAAGTAGCTGGTCCTCAGGTGGAGGAAGCAGTGGAGGAAAAACTGGAGGATCCTACGGAAGAACTTCCTCTTCTGGAGGTGGAGGAGGCGAGAGTGGAGGAAAAATAGGAGGTGGAGCCTGTGGTAAAACTTCAGGTGGAGGAGGTGGCAGTGGTggcggaggaggagggggcAAATCCTGCCTCTCCCGCTCTTCATCTTCCCAGTCTGGCAAGTCTTGTGAAAGCCCAG GAGGTGCTGAAAACATGAAGCTCTGCCTGGAGGGGAATAAAACATTGGAGAGAGGAGCAACAATGGAAGAAGTGTCTGAGGCCATAAAAACGATGAGATTGGGTAAGTCTCCAGGTCCTGACAGCATCTCAGACAAATGcctgaaaatgttgaaaatgaACAGGAAGTTATACTTTTTTAGAAAGGTTCTCACCCACTtgtga
- the LOC101919465 gene encoding keratin, type I cytoskeletal 19-like: MSCNIKETITVSSKGRSSGGSCIIGGGGGARISSYTIGSGRGFSGRSYCGGVNYGGGLSVGSLAGGSYGGGNCYGNGLGFGLGGGVVVGGLGGDCLLSSCDEKVTMQNLNDRLASYLDKVKCLEKENAELECRIREWYATQGLSCEPRDYSCYYKEIEDLQNQIVCATIDNNKIILDIDNSRMAADDFRVKYETELALRQSVEADINGLRQVLDQLTLCRSDLEAQLESLREELCCLKKNHEEEMNCLRKQSTGDVSVEVNACPGPDLRQILEDLRCQYETLIARNRKEVEDWYECKIEEVNREVITSGQEVETCNNQVTELRRQLQALEIDLQAQLSQRNNLESSLAETECQYNTLLGELQNQITCVEQQLAEIRAEIECQNQEYKTLLDVKCRLEQEIQTYRCLLEGGQQDLIHGGGIGVGTGVGGGVIRTSHTYTTTSSSHCQPQVPPCKTGDIQVTCRRICD; this comes from the exons ATGAGTTGCAACATTAAGGAGACTATTACTGTGTCTAGCAAAGGCAGGAGCAGTGGTGGCAGCTGTATcattggtggtggtggtggagcacGGATTTCTTCCTATACGATAGGCAGTGGCAGAGGTTTTTCTGGAAGGAGTTACTGCGGTGGAGTGAATTATGGAGGGGGTCTGAGTGTTGGTAGCTTGGCTGGTGGGAGCTATGGAGGTGGCAACTGCTATGGCAATGGCCTTGGTTTTGGCCTTGGAGGTGGTGTGGTTGTTGGTGGTCTTGGTGGCGACTGTTTGCTTTCATCCTGCGATGAGAAGGTCACCATGCAAAATCTCAATGACCGCCTGGCTTCCTATCTGGACAAGGTGAAGTgcttggagaaggaaaatgctgaacTGGAATGCAGAATCAGAGAGTGGTATGCTACACAGGGCCTCTCCTGCGAGCCCCGGGACTACAGCTGCTATTACAAAGAAATTGAAGATCTTCAGAATCAG ATTGTCTGTGCAACCATTGATAACAACAAGATCATTCTCGACATTGATAACAGCAGGATGGCTGCTGACGACTTCCGTGTGAA GTACGAGACAGAGCTGGCCCTGCGCCAGAGCGTGGAGGCTGACATTAATGGTTTACGCCAAGTCCTGGATCAGCTGACTCTGTGCAGGTCTGACCTGGAGGCACAGCTGGAGTCGCTGCGGGAGGAGCTCTGCTGCCTGAAGAAGAACCACGAGGAG GAGATGAACTGCCTGAGAAAACAATCAACTGGAGACGTGAGCGTGGAGGTCAATGCCTGCCCTGGACCAGATCTCAGGCAAATCTTGGAGGATTTGAGATGCCAGTATGAAACACTGATAGCGCGCAACCGCAAGGAAGTTGAGGATTGGTATGAGTGCAAG ATTGAGGAGGTGAATCGGGAGGTTATTACAAGCGGTCAGGAGGTAGAGACGTGCAACAACCAGGTTACTGAACTGAGACGCCAATTGCAAGCCCTGGAAATCGATCTCCAAGCTCAGCTCAGCCAG AGAAATAATTTGGAATCCTCTCTGGCTGAGACTGAGTGCCAGTACAACACCCTCCTCGGTGAGCTACAGAACCAGATCACATGCGTGGAGCAGCAATTGGCTGAAATAAGAGCGGAAATAGAGTGCCAGAACCAAGAATACAAGACCTTACTGGATGTCAAGTGCCGTTTGGAGCAGGAGATTCAGACCTACCGGTGCTTGTTGGAAGGAGGACAGCAGGACCTTAT TCATGGAGGAGGAATCGGCGTCGGAACTGGTGTAGGAGGAGGAGTCATTAGGACAAGCCACACCTATACTACAACTTCATCTTCCCATTGCCAGCCCCAAGTCCCACCCTGCAAGACTGGAGATATACAAG tgacCTGCAGAAGAATTTGTGATTAA
- the LOC101919292 gene encoding keratin, type I cytoskeletal 19-like codes for MSCSIKQTTGSLRGRTSGGSCVIGGGGGGGGARISSVSSGRYTTCGIGGSRGFSGRSYCGGVNYGGGLSTGSLVGGNYGGGLGAAVLGGCSGIGFSGGSARFGGGMGGGLGIGLGGGVVGGGFAGDGILLSGDEKVTMQNLNDRLASYLDKVRCLEQENADLECRIREWYAKQGPFCEPRDYSCYYKEIEDLQNQIVCATIDNNKIILNIDNSRMTADDFRVKYETELALRQSVEADINGLRQVLDQLTLCRSDLEAQLESLREELCCLKKNHEEEMNCLRKQSTGDVSVEVNACPGPDLRKILEEMRCQYETLIERNRKEVEDWYECKIEEVNREVITSGQEVETCNNQVTELRRQLQALEIDLQAQLSQRDNLESSLAETECRYNNHLAELQSQITCVEQQLADLRAEMECQNQEYKILLDVKCRLEQEIHTYRCLLEGGQQDLIQQGGIGQSSGLGGGVARTSGIGGGGIIRTSHTYTTSSQMPSCAAAEIQVPCRRICD; via the exons ATGAGTTGTAGTATTAAGCAGACAACTGGCTCTCTCAGGGGCAGGACCAGCGGTGGCAGCTGTGTtattggtggtggtggtggtggtggaggagcacGGATCTCCTCAGTCTCTTCTGGAAGATACACGACTTGCGGGATAGGTGGTAGCCGAGGGTTTTCTGGTAGAAGCTACTGTGGTGGTGTGAATTACGGAGGAGGACTGAGCACTGGCAGTTTGGTTGGTGGAAACTATGGAGGTGGCTTAGGAGCCGCTGTCCTCGGAGGATGTTCAGGCATTGGATTCAGCGGTGGCAGTGCTCGCTTTGGCGGTGGCATGGGGGGTGGCCTTGGTATTGGTCTTGGTGGAGGGGTAGTTGGAGGTGGTTTTGCTGGTGATGGCATTCTTCTTTCTGGTGATGAAAAAGTCACCATGCAGAACCTTAATGACCGCCTGGCTTCTTACCTGGACAAGGTGAGGTGCCTGGAACAAGAAAATGCTGACCTGGAGTGCAGAATCAGGGAGTGGTATGCCAAGCAGGGCCCTTTTTGTGAGCCCCGGGACTACAGCTGCTATTATAAAGAAATAGAAGATCTTCAGAACCAG ATTGTCTGTGCAACCATAGACAACAACAAGATCATTCTGAACATTGATAACAGCAGGATGACAGCTGACGACTTCCGTGTGAA GTACGAGACGGAGCTGGCCCTGCGCCAGAGCGTGGAGGCTGACATTAATGGTTTACGCCAAGTCCTGGATCAGCTGACTCTGTGCAGGTCTGACCTGGAGGCACAGCTGGAGTCACTGCGGGAGGAGCTCTGCTGCCTGAAGAAGAACCACGAGGAG GAAATGAACTGTCTGAGGAAACAATCGACTGGAGATGTGAGCGTGGAGGTCAATGCCTGTCCTGGCCCAGACCTGAGGAAGATCCTGGAGGAGATGAGGTGCCAGTATGAAACGCTGATTGAACGTAATCGCAAAGAAGTTGAGGATTGGTATGAGTGCAAG ATTGAGGAGGTGAATCGGGAGGTTATTACAAGCGGTCAGGAGGTAGAGACGTGCAACAACCAGGTTACTGAACTGAGACGCCAATTGCAAGCCCTGGAAATCGATCTCCAAGCTCAGCTCAGCCAG AGGGACAACTTGGAATCCTCGCTGGCTGAGACAGAGTGTCGCTACAACAACCACCTTGCTGAGCTCCAGAGCCAGATCACCTGCGTGGAGCAGCAACTGGCTGACCTGCGCGCAGAAATGGAGTGCCAGAACCAAGAGTACAAGATCCTGCTGGACGTCAAATGCCGTCTGGAGCAGGAGATCCATACGTACCGCTGCCTGCTGGAGGGTGGACAGCAGGACCTTAT TCAGCAAGGAGGAATTGGTCAGTCTTCGGGTCTAGGAGGAGGAGTTGCAAGAACAAGTGGAATAGGAGGAGGAGGTATTATTAGAACAAGCCACACTTACACTACGTCTTCCCAGATGCCATCCTGTGCAGCTGCGGAGATACAAG TGCCTTGCAGAAGGATTTGTGATTAA